The following coding sequences lie in one Mesorhizobium sp. NZP2298 genomic window:
- a CDS encoding DUF1972 domain-containing protein — translation MKPEQPSILILGTRGIPAAHGGFETFAEKLALFLVARGWKVGVYCQEEVERVDQRVRLDSWRGIDLIHIQVASKGPRATLEFDWQCVLDAARRPGVCLVLGYNGAVFLTWLRLMRRKIITNMDGIEWRRPKWGPAARTWFWLNEWIGAWASHRLVADHPVIADHLATRRPRSAIATITYGADPVTSAPEAPVRALGLEPGKYLISIARIEPDNNILPIVEAFCSQKRDMKLVVLGTLSDQNPYHVAIRKAANASVVLPGAIYDQAAVKALRYHARAYMHGHTVGGTNPSLVEALAAGNMVIAHDNPYNRWVAGAAAVHFTDTQSCAERMRQAMEDDALVKACGEAARTRAREAFRWEDVLLAYEDEAYRLLGVTSERTAAIDRPSPGAV, via the coding sequence ATGAAACCGGAACAGCCTTCCATCCTGATCCTGGGGACGCGCGGCATTCCCGCGGCCCATGGCGGCTTCGAGACCTTCGCCGAGAAGTTGGCCCTTTTCCTGGTCGCACGCGGCTGGAAGGTCGGCGTCTACTGCCAGGAAGAGGTCGAGCGGGTCGACCAGCGGGTGCGTCTCGACAGCTGGCGCGGCATCGACCTGATCCACATCCAGGTCGCCTCGAAAGGCCCGCGCGCGACGCTGGAATTCGACTGGCAGTGCGTGCTCGATGCAGCGCGCCGGCCCGGTGTCTGCCTGGTGCTAGGCTACAATGGCGCGGTCTTCCTGACCTGGCTCAGGCTGATGCGGCGCAAGATCATCACCAATATGGACGGCATCGAGTGGCGCCGCCCGAAATGGGGACCAGCGGCGCGCACCTGGTTCTGGCTCAATGAATGGATCGGCGCCTGGGCTTCGCACCGCCTGGTCGCCGACCATCCTGTCATCGCCGATCACCTGGCGACGCGCCGGCCGCGCAGCGCCATCGCCACCATCACCTATGGCGCCGACCCGGTGACATCGGCACCCGAGGCGCCGGTACGCGCGCTCGGGCTCGAACCTGGAAAATACCTCATCTCGATCGCGCGCATCGAGCCCGACAACAACATCCTGCCCATCGTCGAAGCCTTCTGCAGCCAGAAACGCGACATGAAGCTGGTGGTGCTGGGCACGCTCTCCGACCAGAATCCCTATCATGTCGCCATCCGCAAGGCGGCGAACGCCTCGGTGGTCCTGCCCGGCGCCATCTACGACCAGGCGGCGGTGAAGGCGCTGAGATATCATGCGCGCGCCTATATGCATGGCCACACGGTTGGCGGCACCAACCCGTCGCTGGTCGAGGCGCTGGCCGCCGGCAACATGGTGATCGCGCACGACAATCCCTACAACAGGTGGGTCGCCGGGGCCGCCGCCGTCCACTTCACCGATACGCAGAGCTGCGCCGAGCGGATGCGGCAGGCGATGGAGGATGACGCGCTGGTCAAGGCCTGCGGTGAAGCCGCCAGGACGCGCGCCCGCGAAGCCTTCCGCTGGGAGGATGTGCTGCTTGCCTATGAGGATGAAGCCTACCGGCTTCTCGGCGTGACATCAGAGCGGACAGCCGCGATCGACCGCCCCTCGCCCGGCGCCGTATGA
- a CDS encoding glycosyltransferase family 4 protein codes for MRIACIHQGYELYGSDRSFAESVAALRAAFPSADIEVVLPRSGPILQILEPHASRIVFEPLWVLRRQAMLRLATIEMARLPVALWRAWRRLRDCDLVYVNTSIVADYALASRLLPTKALLHIHEIPEGVLRRILVGLMHWSHADLIFNSRATRAAFGDPKSARSYVVYNGVAGPPAAEAMTYDGKRPLRVLLLGRINRIKGQEVLLEAIASMPAELKSRIEVRLVGGAFESVERERALAELVGTMGLADQVSTLPFISDPSEHYRWADIVTVPSRRPESLGRVAIEAMAYGRPPLVSAIGGLVEVVSDGETGWHVPPDNAPALAAKLQEIVLAPEAWRGFVAAGRKRYETVFSEPVAAAAIAAIAADKLKAAMARPGKAATTRQAETQP; via the coding sequence ATGCGGATTGCCTGCATCCACCAAGGCTACGAACTCTACGGCTCCGACCGCAGCTTCGCGGAGAGCGTGGCGGCGCTGCGCGCCGCGTTTCCGTCCGCCGACATCGAAGTGGTCCTGCCGCGCAGCGGGCCGATCCTGCAGATCCTGGAGCCTCATGCCAGCCGGATCGTCTTCGAACCGCTCTGGGTGCTGCGGCGCCAGGCGATGCTGAGGCTGGCGACCATCGAGATGGCGCGGCTGCCGGTCGCGCTGTGGCGGGCATGGCGGCGCCTGCGCGATTGCGACCTCGTCTACGTCAACACCTCGATCGTCGCCGACTATGCGCTGGCCTCGCGCCTGCTGCCGACGAAAGCCCTGCTGCACATCCACGAGATTCCCGAAGGCGTGCTGCGCCGGATCCTGGTCGGGTTGATGCACTGGAGCCATGCCGATCTCATCTTCAACTCGCGCGCCACACGCGCCGCGTTCGGCGATCCCAAATCCGCGCGCTCATACGTCGTCTACAACGGCGTTGCCGGCCCGCCGGCGGCCGAAGCGATGACCTATGACGGCAAACGCCCGCTGCGGGTTCTGCTGCTTGGCCGCATCAACCGGATCAAGGGCCAGGAAGTGCTTCTGGAGGCGATCGCCTCGATGCCGGCGGAGCTGAAGTCGAGGATCGAGGTGCGGCTGGTCGGCGGCGCTTTCGAAAGCGTCGAGCGCGAGCGCGCCTTGGCCGAACTCGTCGGGACCATGGGGCTGGCCGACCAGGTCAGCACCTTGCCTTTCATATCCGACCCTTCCGAGCATTATCGCTGGGCCGATATCGTCACCGTGCCGTCGCGACGCCCGGAATCGCTCGGCCGCGTCGCCATCGAGGCGATGGCCTATGGCCGGCCGCCGCTGGTGTCGGCGATCGGCGGACTTGTCGAGGTGGTCAGCGACGGCGAGACCGGCTGGCATGTTCCGCCTGACAATGCTCCCGCGCTTGCCGCGAAGTTGCAGGAGATCGTCCTCGCCCCTGAAGCCTGGCGCGGGTTCGTCGCCGCCGGGCGCAAGCGCTACGAGACGGTGTTCAGCGAGCCGGTCGCGGCCGCGGCGATCGCCGCGATCGCCGCCGACAAGCTGAAGGCGGCGATGGCAAGGCCAGGCAAGGCGGCTACCACCCGCCAGGCGGAGACGCAGCCGTGA
- a CDS encoding lipopolysaccharide biosynthesis protein: MKFPVHLVRRLVLMIGGEAMQSGFHFALNLALLHMLSAQGYGLFALAMVMGGVGLSYIRSLTAVPASIWMSKSSNRAGVDAHDVAFGTAALVVALLMAAGTAILMHLLGDPSGIAAGCFVGAWSLRSHMRTAFFTRRQQVVVSISDAAFTIAGTVLAGSAIWFARDVLQTVFYALAAANLFGIFVLVRLAGRRVRVSFRMPTRRRYTKLWRQLCWSGFSATTTNIQGQSLALLVAGIAGPAAYAPLAAVLVLFAPLRIISLAFVNMTQPELAKLMQNNETRRVWTQAKIWSLVMGLGGLAYGCAIMFVLPMIKSQALQDASVGFIGLFAIANFVPIMLYIMPRIVLEIFGDFRIVAFITMGGAIVGLALIAILLAVASPPWALLGSAVSETFVLVASWYFAHHRMWNIEHPDQQRHSRLGSWRRAVTFAAAKR, translated from the coding sequence GTGAAGTTCCCCGTCCATCTGGTGCGGCGCCTCGTGCTGATGATCGGCGGCGAGGCAATGCAGAGCGGCTTTCACTTCGCCCTCAACCTCGCGCTGCTGCACATGCTGTCGGCGCAAGGCTACGGCCTTTTCGCCCTCGCCATGGTGATGGGCGGCGTTGGCCTCTCCTACATCAGGTCGCTCACCGCCGTCCCCGCCTCGATATGGATGAGCAAGAGCAGCAACAGGGCCGGCGTCGATGCCCATGACGTGGCCTTCGGGACGGCGGCGCTGGTCGTGGCGCTGCTGATGGCCGCCGGCACGGCTATTCTGATGCATCTCCTGGGCGACCCAAGCGGCATTGCCGCCGGCTGCTTCGTCGGCGCCTGGTCGCTGCGCAGCCATATGCGAACGGCATTCTTCACGCGTCGCCAGCAGGTGGTCGTCTCCATCAGCGACGCCGCCTTCACGATCGCCGGCACCGTGCTCGCCGGGTCTGCGATCTGGTTCGCCAGGGACGTGCTGCAGACCGTGTTCTACGCCCTCGCGGCGGCAAACCTATTTGGCATCTTCGTCCTGGTCCGGCTGGCGGGCCGCAGGGTTCGCGTCAGTTTCCGCATGCCGACGCGCCGGCGCTACACCAAGCTCTGGCGCCAGCTGTGCTGGTCGGGCTTCAGCGCGACCACCACCAACATCCAGGGGCAATCCCTGGCGCTGCTGGTCGCGGGCATTGCCGGACCGGCCGCCTACGCGCCGCTGGCGGCGGTCCTCGTGCTGTTTGCTCCGCTGCGCATCATCAGCCTTGCCTTCGTGAACATGACGCAGCCGGAACTCGCGAAGCTGATGCAGAACAACGAAACGCGCCGCGTCTGGACGCAGGCGAAGATCTGGTCGCTCGTCATGGGGCTCGGCGGCCTGGCCTATGGATGCGCCATCATGTTCGTCCTGCCGATGATAAAATCCCAGGCTCTGCAGGATGCCTCGGTCGGGTTCATCGGGCTTTTCGCGATCGCGAATTTCGTGCCGATCATGCTCTACATCATGCCCCGGATCGTGCTCGAGATCTTCGGTGATTTCCGGATCGTCGCCTTCATCACCATGGGCGGCGCGATCGTCGGGCTGGCGCTGATCGCGATCCTGCTGGCCGTCGCGTCCCCGCCATGGGCGCTGCTGGGCTCGGCGGTCTCCGAGACCTTCGTGCTCGTGGCATCATGGTATTTCGCGCATCACCGCATGTGGAACATCGAGCATCCGGACCAGCAGCGGCACAGCCGCCTGGGCTCCTGGCGGCGGGCGGTCACGTTCGCCGCGGCAAAGCGATAG
- a CDS encoding GNAT family N-acetyltransferase — MTDQALHIAAATDLPDGQASHPAIVAANDAYTARLHTSLETVRPLWLRFQTDGVCTAHQHFAWVEGIVARLMPAGAEPLIVEVNNAVTGAPLMLVPLMLRPAFHHRVIEWLSCGVCDYSAPLLADASAWTAQSAQAAWAAVRSVLPAADRVNILGIPRRIDGVANPLALLPATRDSLQTTFGLAIDGEPETVLKRLCRPSFVKEFGKDWRRLERLGGVELVEAATQAEVEQLFGELIRMRLSRFRELGRFDLLTQEAVVDFYRNAALQGLPDGSVRLFGLRVGDALIAVQYAVVHQGTVHALLIAMDQSVVPNVSPGLLIMGRLIGWARERRFDYFDLSVGDQSYKERMGAKASVLAELRHGLTVRGSVASTAIELRNRTEAFVRSNPRLRSAAQGMMRGLRRLRGG, encoded by the coding sequence GTGACAGACCAGGCATTGCACATTGCCGCGGCGACCGACTTGCCCGACGGGCAGGCCTCTCATCCCGCCATCGTCGCCGCGAACGACGCCTACACGGCGCGATTGCACACCAGCCTCGAAACGGTCAGGCCGCTCTGGCTGCGCTTCCAGACGGATGGCGTCTGCACCGCCCACCAGCATTTCGCGTGGGTGGAGGGGATCGTGGCGCGGCTGATGCCTGCAGGCGCGGAGCCGCTCATCGTTGAAGTGAACAACGCGGTGACGGGCGCGCCCTTGATGTTGGTGCCGCTGATGCTGCGGCCAGCCTTCCACCATCGGGTGATCGAATGGCTGAGCTGCGGCGTCTGCGACTATTCGGCACCGCTGCTGGCCGATGCGAGCGCGTGGACGGCACAATCCGCGCAGGCCGCGTGGGCGGCGGTGCGTTCCGTGCTGCCGGCGGCGGACCGCGTCAACATCCTGGGAATTCCGCGGCGGATCGACGGCGTCGCCAATCCGCTGGCGCTGCTTCCGGCGACGCGCGATTCGTTGCAGACCACCTTCGGCCTGGCCATCGACGGCGAGCCGGAAACCGTCCTCAAGCGCCTGTGCAGGCCATCCTTCGTCAAGGAATTCGGCAAGGACTGGCGGCGGCTCGAACGGCTCGGCGGCGTGGAACTGGTCGAGGCCGCCACGCAGGCCGAGGTGGAGCAGCTCTTCGGCGAACTGATCCGGATGCGGCTCAGCCGTTTTCGCGAACTTGGCCGCTTCGACCTGCTGACGCAGGAGGCGGTTGTCGATTTCTACCGCAACGCCGCCCTGCAGGGCCTGCCGGACGGATCGGTGCGGCTCTTCGGGCTGCGCGTCGGCGATGCCCTGATCGCCGTCCAATATGCGGTGGTCCATCAAGGGACTGTTCATGCTCTGCTGATAGCCATGGACCAGAGCGTGGTGCCCAACGTCTCGCCGGGCCTCTTGATCATGGGCCGGCTGATAGGCTGGGCGCGCGAGCGGCGGTTCGATTATTTCGACCTGTCGGTCGGCGACCAGAGCTACAAGGAACGTATGGGCGCCAAGGCTTCGGTGCTGGCCGAGCTTCGCCATGGGTTGACGGTGCGGGGCAGTGTCGCGAGCACCGCCATCGAGCTCCGCAACCGGACCGAGGCCTTCGTGCGTTCCAACCCCCGGCTGCGCAGCGCGGCCCAGGGGATGATGCGGGGTTTGCGGCGTCTTCGTGGGGGATGA
- a CDS encoding GNAT family N-acetyltransferase, with product MAGQAMRMEAAADVSGQLVSPDVAGLGAVAHYTARLHTSFDSVRPLWQRLEATGLCTGHQGLAWVEGIAKRLMPGSAELLVVEVNDAVTGGPAMLLPLMRRRALGHYVIEWLSCGVCDYSAPLLADARPWTRQGADAAWAAVRAVLPPADRIHIAGIPQQIHGVANPLALLSATRDSIQIASGLAMHGEPATLIKRICKSSFAKNFHKHCRRFEQMGKLDLAEAETPDMVEEQFATLLELRLNRFRELGRFDLLTQAPVVEFYRNAALQGLSDGSVRLFGLRVGQTYLAVIYVLVMKGTLHALLLGIDQDAVANASPGLATIGKLMMWGVAQGLGYFDLSVGSQGYKQHIGASSSVLAELCEPITLRGSGATAYIKLRGRIELFVRSKPELYKTVQGVMRRLRRLKN from the coding sequence GTGGCAGGCCAGGCAATGCGAATGGAAGCGGCGGCGGATGTATCGGGCCAGCTGGTTTCCCCCGATGTCGCCGGTTTGGGCGCCGTCGCGCACTATACGGCGCGTCTGCACACCAGCTTCGACAGCGTAAGGCCGCTGTGGCAGCGCCTTGAGGCGACCGGCCTATGCACCGGTCATCAGGGCCTTGCCTGGGTGGAAGGGATCGCCAAACGGCTGATGCCCGGAAGCGCCGAGCTGCTGGTCGTCGAGGTCAACGACGCCGTTACGGGCGGGCCGGCCATGTTGCTGCCCCTGATGCGGCGCCGGGCGCTTGGGCACTATGTCATCGAATGGCTGAGCTGCGGCGTGTGCGATTATTCGGCGCCGCTGCTGGCCGATGCGAGACCCTGGACCAGGCAAGGTGCCGATGCCGCATGGGCAGCGGTCCGCGCCGTGCTGCCGCCGGCGGACCGCATCCACATAGCGGGCATTCCGCAACAGATCCATGGCGTCGCCAATCCGCTGGCGCTGCTTTCGGCGACGCGCGATTCCATCCAGATCGCCTCGGGCCTGGCCATGCATGGCGAGCCGGCGACGCTGATCAAGCGCATCTGCAAATCGTCCTTCGCCAAGAACTTCCACAAGCACTGCCGCCGCTTCGAACAGATGGGCAAGCTCGACCTGGCCGAAGCCGAGACACCGGATATGGTGGAAGAGCAGTTCGCGACGCTGCTGGAGCTCAGGCTCAATCGCTTCCGCGAGCTCGGGCGTTTCGACCTCCTGACGCAGGCACCGGTCGTCGAGTTCTATCGCAACGCCGCCCTGCAAGGCCTGTCCGACGGCTCGGTGCGGCTGTTCGGGCTGCGTGTCGGGCAAACCTATCTCGCCGTCATCTATGTGCTGGTCATGAAGGGCACCTTGCATGCCCTTCTGCTCGGGATCGACCAGGACGCGGTGGCCAACGCCTCGCCGGGCCTGGCGACAATCGGCAAGCTGATGATGTGGGGGGTGGCGCAAGGGCTCGGCTATTTCGACCTGTCGGTCGGCAGCCAGGGTTACAAGCAGCATATCGGCGCTTCAAGCTCGGTGCTGGCGGAGTTGTGCGAGCCGATCACGCTGCGAGGCAGCGGGGCGACGGCCTATATCAAGTTGCGCGGCAGGATCGAGCTTTTCGTGCGCTCCAAGCCGGAACTGTACAAGACCGTGCAGGGTGTGATGCGCCGGCTGCGGCGATTGAAGAACTGA
- a CDS encoding EthD family reductase, whose protein sequence is MAKMLVIYKTPADPAAFERHYHDIHVPLAKQLPGLRRYEISRSPIMNVLPGETPYRVAILHFDSPEAIRTAFASEIGRACAEDRRKFAGDDDLVTMLLFDTEPL, encoded by the coding sequence ATGGCCAAGATGCTTGTCATCTACAAAACTCCCGCCGATCCAGCGGCGTTCGAGCGCCATTATCACGACATTCACGTGCCGCTGGCCAAGCAATTGCCCGGACTGCGGCGCTACGAGATCAGCCGGTCGCCGATCATGAATGTCCTGCCGGGCGAGACGCCCTACAGGGTCGCCATCCTCCATTTCGACAGTCCGGAGGCCATTCGCACGGCCTTTGCCAGCGAGATCGGCCGGGCCTGCGCGGAGGACCGGCGAAAGTTCGCCGGCGATGATGATCTGGTGACGATGCTGCTCTTCGACACCGAGCCGCTCTGA